The Rhododendron vialii isolate Sample 1 chromosome 1a, ASM3025357v1 region GTGTTCTATCTGGTGGACATTCTGAATTCTGAATGTCGATTGCAGCTCCTTCTCAAATTTCATCGAAACGTACTTTTCTGCTGCATAGATAGCAACCACTTACCCTCATTCTGTACAATTGCTTAGTTGTTGCCTTCCTAGCTTTGCTACCTAATTTAGTGTATATTGCTGGAGCTTGAGAAGTGGTGTAGAAGGTATACTGGTCAAATAGCTTCATCTCCAAGCTTGTGGCCGATATCTTTGGATACTTGACTGTCGTGCTTTCAGATGGTAAATATGCTGGTCTGGGAATAAAGTACTCTTTTCATCACCATAGTGTCTTCTCATATAACAGGCACGGTATGACAGTGGAGCTGATGATACTGTAGTAGATTCTGGGTTTGAAGAGGTTCTATTTTGTTGTCAGCATTTTGGGTGCAACTAGAAGCGCTAAGTTATTCTATTGGAGCTTGATCTCAATTGCATGAAGTTGAGCCCGAGAAAATTTTGAGAAAGCCACACTTCATCTGGTGTGCCCTGGCAATTCTTGGAAGTGTATTTGGGGTGGAAATGTGGATGAATGCCATCTCTGCCATAATGGAAGCTGATTTTGGAATTGTCGGAGAGCCAGGCCCTTCTGTATTAGTTCATGTTAATTCTGCAAGTAATGAGTGGATGTAGTTCAAACTCTATGGGGGTTGAGATTGAAGTATATTGTTAATACACAAACCAGTGGGTTGTTACATTACTTCTTCATCTGGATACCCAAATCCTGCAGAAGAGAGGGAAGGGGGCAACAGACGGGCCTTGAACAAACAATCTGGATGTTCGGCTATGAAGTAGTAGTAGGAGTCCTATTGTATATGCCTAGTTTCTTTGCTCAGAAGATGACAAAAGATGGATTCCAGGCTTTTGTAATGGAGCTCACTGTTTCCTTTTGTTCCACTGGGACCAAGGTTTTTGTGGCAGTGTTGGATTTGATGATTGCTTGGATAAAAATACTGCGAAATTAGGCACATCGCAGTGAAGTGCAGTTGGTCATGTAGATCTGTTGGTGCTTATTTCTGGAGCGATGAAATGCGGGAATCAAAATCCGTGACTTGATACTTCAATTTCCTCCCAACCCTGTGGAGTTTATTATCCACCCATTTTTTAAATCTTACATATGCGTGTATGTAGCGATTGTTCATTTAGAATCTCCTGCGTGCTCATTTTACCTACCAATGTGTTGATTTCTTGGTAACTCTTGTTTGGAAACCCTATCATCCCTAGTTATAAAAGCGAGGGGAGAGCcctaaagatgattttttaaaaaggcgGTGCCAACTCCTGTTATTGTTTTGATAATCAACTCCTGTTAttgagaagggaaaaaagaagagtatCTATGTATGAGTTGAATTCCGGTATTGGTTTCTGCATTATAAATGATGTAGAATTCAGGCTGATCGCATGAGACAATTAAGGCAACAAGAGGAAGAACAGCTCCAGACAACTAGACAAAGCGCACACAACTAGGGGTGATTTTAAAAATCGGAAAACCGGACCGAACCAGATTAATATTCCGGTTATCATTTCAAACCGATTCGGTCCGAGTCCAGGCGATGGCGATTTGTACAACTGACTCTCTCCTCCTTTGGTGGCGATGGCGAAGTGCAGTGGCCGGTGATGTTATAAgatgagtctctctctctctctcccctttttctGTCCACGTGTGTtgcttttagttttgtttgaaaCCCCAAACTCAGATCTGGTCTGAGATGGAGCTTGGTGACGGCGCTGGTGGTTGATGCATATTTTCTGTGTCTTGAAACCGGATGAACCAAAAAACCTGACCGAAACCGGATAAATCGGACCGGAACTGGACTGGACCAGTTCCGGTTTCCATTTCTTCCAAACCGGATAACCGGTTTCAACCGAAAAATATGCcaaaaccggtcgaaaccggaccggtatcgcCCCTACACACAACACACTATATAGGAAACCCAATTTCACCAAGCCATTCATCAGAGTAGCACATCCACCCCATTTGCTCTGTTCCAAAACTTCAATAAGCTGCATAGAACTTGTTAAGTTCCTGAACGCTACCAACGTTATGAacccaatttttgttttgttccgaATGGGGAGCAAGGTACCTCTGATTCCCCTTCGGCTTTGCAAGTCCAGCCAGGGAAAAGAacccaatttttgttttgttccgaATGGGGAGCAAGGTACCTCTGATTACCCTACGCAAGTTACTACGACCAACTTTTCTGTTAATGCATTTTTAATGTCTTCAATTAGCAGAATAGTTATGGAACTCACATCTTCAACTTTTTCACTAGGAGAAGTTTTTTAAAGACAATTTtgcaacacaaaaaaaaaaggaaaaaaaaactattagagcatgtacaccaaatAATGTATAATGcatttttagttattttagttaagaaaaacaaaaaaaaaaccagctgCAACAGCTTCGGGGAAATGCAGCTATTTTCCATTCTTGaatagtggtttggtacttctGCCGAAGATGGTACAGCAGTAATTCACCAGCtaccttttaaaaaattagtttctcTCACCTCTTCTGTCACTCAAACTACTATTCATCTTCTCTcactcactctttctctctcaaagtaataatattttaataaagaatatgTTAAATAaataatgttgaaaaaaatgtgagtaagtaaaataaaaaatatacactaTTCACAAGTTTTTGTTGCCTAAttactgataaacttgctcttatgGATCATTGCTACTATCATACggagtattttgtttttacagtAGTTTCTACAAAAGCCATGTATTCTTcaattttccctaaaatttcTTAAATCAATGAacacaaaaataattacttttcTAGCACTAAATTCTTAACAAGTGAACAAAAAGCAAATGTGTTTGTTTTTCTGAACGGGagtttttttcatttgatcatCAGAAAATGCCCAAACGACTACAAACCACCCAAAATCCACGGTTCGAAAAGAAATCCTCTTACCTTTTATTCACCTTTTATTCATATGGCTTGGATAATCATAAACTAGAGGAGAAACTAGTGAGCAATAATCTCGACCTGAGTAAGTGGGCAATCTCGACCTGGTTTACTCAAAGACCAAAACTGTAAGAACATCTtcagccttcacccatattttttcttaaatttgagtcaaattttgggtaaacacatctccaaccatcaaacccaaattttacacatcttcctctctctctctaactaaccGTTGGAGAAATaagtcaaaaacaaaaattgtctcaaatttgagcaaaaaaattggtaaaatccaaaatgaaaaagaatttgAATCAAAGATTGAAGAGAACTTTTTGTGATTTTtaccccatttttaaatttgagttttaaaatGGATTAAGACCGAAGATGCTCTGACAGAACCAGATTCATAGAGAGAAACAAATGCAATTCCTGTTAAGATGACCCTTGCTGATTCATAAACTAATACTGTAATGGTTAGATGACGTATCAGATACTAGTGGGCTTCATGCCTCCTCAAGATCAGTAAACAATACTTGCATCTATCCAGCTAGTGAGGTGGTACATTCTTCATCAGGTGAAAAAATTCTCTGTATAAGTTGATGGAACACCAAAAACCGTTTCCAGATTCGTTTTGAACTATAAATCAGTAGAGAGGCTTACTAGCAATTTTTTCAGTCCACATTTCCATAGTAGCATCAAATCATTGAACCGAAACCAAGAACAGAATCAACACGATCAATTTGCAAAGTAATCAAAGATCCATTACCACCGCTGTAAACCCACGACGATTACAAGGAGTTAAAACTAACAATAGACAGAAGAAGTAGAGATCAACAGATGACAAGCCAAAAGAGAGAGACACGACAACATCTACAGTCGCTAGCATCAGATATCGAAAAACCCTAGCCTCCGAAGCCGTAGAGAGTCCTGCCCTGCCTCTTGAGAGCGTAGACCACGTCCATGGCCGTCACGGTCTTCCTCCTGGCGTGCTCCGTGTACGTCACGGCGTCACGGATGACGTTCTCCAGAAAGATCTTGAGCACCCCGCGGGTCTCCTCGTAGATCAGGCCGCTGATGCGCTTCACGCCTCCCCTGCGAGCGAGCCTCCTGATGGCCGGCTTGGTGATGCCCTGGATGTTGTCCCTCAGCACCTTCCTGTGCCTCTTCGCTCCTCCCTTTCCCAGCCCCTTGCCTCCCTTCCCACGACCAGACATTttttccgagagagagagagaagaagaagaaatctagGGTTTGTTTCGGAATTTGGGGGATTTTCGTTGGATTTGAGTATCGGTGAGAGACGAAGGTATTCTGTGAGGGGTATTACTATTTATAAAGGGGTTTCAATTGGGGTGGGGGGGTTTGATCGTGGGCGTTGGATTTGGATATGATCGGACGGAGATGAAGGTCGATCCGCGTGAGATGGGTTGGTTGGATGGGAGACGTTGATTGGCTGTGAATCGACGGGTGTGAGTGGTTGAAAGGACGACGGAACGGATTGTGTTTTTTTCCAGTGGTGGCACTCCCACCAATGGGAGGAGAAGGGGAGGGTTTGGCGGGATTGGAAAAGGGATGGTGTAGTTTGGGAAATTTTAAGAGACGAACCAAACGCGCGCAATATACACTTTTTTCAAATAGAATGATAAGAGTATTATAATAGCATCCACGGTGGTATATATTCATAACACAAAACCCTTCTCTCTTTTATATTTTCAAtatgtttctgaaaaaaatacttttaaaaaaagtttctatttttttgcaaaaactgttttttttcaaaactgtcttcttctttttttgcgaaaactatttttttattaaaactgtttttcccaaaaaacttctttttgtttttcaaaaaaacagtttttttattagatttttttttcaaaaactgttctttgaaaaaaaaaattcaaaaactattttctttttttactttttcccgaaaactttttttttttaaatcaaagttttcaaaaagctattttctcttcttctaataacctatttttattagtttgaaacctatttttaaaaatttgttttctatgtttacaatttttagatttttataaattgaaaatgtgatgtggcaagttttagttattcaaatttgattgtatcattgtggacctctacatagctaaccttagcaacattTTAAATGCATATAACCAAAAGataatgtggcaacttttgattattgacttttggttattccactatggatgctctaagagcatccgcaatgggaataatcaaaatcgataaccaaaatgtgccacgtcagcatttgattatccatttagttcataatcaaaccaaacaaacttgatctccacattggttatttttgtatccctataaaaaaacccccacaatacgcaatgcatctaagtccaattacaaacgagttccaatcgcgcacccgaccacaccaaattattcgtctcgatgagacgattctaatatgaggtattttttaatttttttgttttgaatttggttattgagttttggttattggtaaaagttgttaagtttggttattcaaaggtcaaaatttgatgagttgctaagagattgctaagtttggttattacaatgtgagtacttttttgagcaaacattgctaactttagcaaccttttaattttgattattacattgtggatgctctaaggccatccacagtggtataatcaaaagaaaattatttttaaagttaacaatattggggtaaaagatggctcacaatggtataatcaaacttaacaatattcttagaaataatcaaattttgggctttggataaccaaaactagcaacctttttcaataatcaaaatttgtgaatctcacaccacataagttaactggttctaaaatttatatacatgcgtgtttcaaatggtattttcttctctttttttttgcctgctctatatctcattttcttcaaccacaaactcttttttttttctttccctccaaaagtaaaACTCATATCTTtcgatcatttacaattcaactcattgtcgccggattaaggtatttcactttttttctgtttttattttactctttttcgttcctctccctatggttgagtacatgaaaaattttgcattcttttacaaattcaagaacacatttgttttttttattttagtacatgatttttttttccaaattcataatatgagggaaggaagtcaccaattttttctccaaaattaagggagaaaatcgatatatttttgccaataaaaaaacgAAATGGAGaaaagtgatcaatggtggaaaacatttgtcgccgcattaaggtatttcacttttttttcagtttttattttattcttttttcgttcatctccctgtggttgagtacatgaagaaccttacattttttacaaattcaagaacacatctgttttttttttttttgagtacatgaaaatgagaaaatcaatatatttttgccaaaaaaaaaatgtaatgaaaggaaatgatcaatggtggaaaacataaggggagagagagtgaaattgtagtgtatcccttattttagttatagactagaagtgaccattgtggacctcaacattgttaagcttagcaatctcttaaatggataatcaaaagctgatgtgtcaacttttggttattcatttttgattatgccactgtggatggcctaaggttCTTAATTTTAtactccgtcccattttggttgtccattttcgttttttgtgCAGTTATTTAAACGTTTATATCTCCCAatcaaaaatgtttttcataattttaaaaactttgtattatagattgAATCAataactatcaaacaagattcatattgcatatttttagaaattcatattggaagatataagcatTGAAAAAACggcacaaaaaacaaaaatggacaaCCAAAATGGGACGGCACAAAAAACggaaatatttttcataattttgaaaacttacttatttttcattttaaaaaatagatcGTTCTCTCAAaatatcacctttaattcaaaaaatatgaacaCATTTACAATCTAACTATAATTGGTATTTCAAATATAAAACTTCTCTTGAAATAATTTTACAAAACGGCACACGCAGCCTctttgccaccaccaccatcccaCTTTCTAAACCCGTCAcgagaggtttttttttttttctttttccttttgcttttcaattaaagattatggagagagagagaggagagggtgGTGTAGTGGGCCGAATAAGTTGGGCTCAGTCGGGTTGGATGACCCAACAGCAAGTCCAAGTTTACTGGCCCTGAGTGGATGGACTGGACTGAATCACAGCCCGAGTTCACAGTGGGTCACAAGACTCGGCTATTATACGGATTAGTAGACGTGATCCAAACGCTTTGATCCACATCGTCCAACTGGGAGAGTATGCCTTATCAGGTTTGACGGTTACGACCCGCGTGATTCACGGAAGCCAGCTCACCGATGTGCACCTAACCGACTAGCTCCATACGTCATATTTGGCGTCAACCGAAACAGTTACAACACGAGTTGGGCACATGCTCATTCGGATATCAACTTATGCACATGGGCTGTAATTGCCTGGCCCAATACGTCAATCGTGACGTCAACAAAAGCGGTTATGAATGTGTCTGGCATGCGCATACTTGGAGAGCAAGACTTGGAGTTCTATATAGTGGAAGTAGATTAGCCATAATGGGTACGCCGTTCCAAAAATCATGATTGCTTTGTACTTTGCTCTCCTGTTGTAGCCACTTAACCATTGAAATGCTTTGCCAGTCGACCCTGACCAGGTTGGGCACTAATGGTAGGTGTTACGTGTGTGCGTAGGTCAGGCAACAAAGTAAGGTGAAGTACCAAATCCCGAACCAGATGTTCAGTGAAGGTTCCTGATTAGTATCACAACCCCACAAGTTGCTGTGGTTATCTTTGCTGAAGCCAACGACAACGACAACATAGTGGCTCGCTAGGCACAAATCTGGTGGCTTCGATTTTcgaagatggagagagagagacagagatgcAATGAGTGCTACAGTGGCTAGTTAAGCGTGGCGAGTAATTGTAGAAGGGGGGAAGTAGTGAGTGTTATGGCGAATCCCTGTTTTCAGCCCCGCGGCTCAACAAAAACTTCGAACCTGGGGAGAAGCGAGTCTGTTGAAGATGCCCTGAGAATATGGTCAATCACGATAAATCAATAGTGCCAGTACTTATCATACTACTATGATAAGATGAATTTTGCGGCCATGTATCTTTAAGACCCTAAAGCTCATTCTGATCCCCAAAACCTTTTCATTATTAGAGTTGCAAATAATCGAAGTAGTGAGTTGTCTAAAATCTTAAAGCCCCTTCCCCTGGCCATCTTTTACAAGTCTCTAACATGTAAAACTATCCAGGCGAAAAATCGAGTTGACAACAAATTGGTAGCTATTGGGACAAGGCATAAGCAATATTCTGATGAAAAAAGGCATAAGCAATATATTTGTAGTAACAAAGAATAAAAGTCCAGATAAAGGGTACCGAATGTCGAATGCTCCAGAGTTTATCGGAGTACATAACTATAAGAAGCAACTCACTGTGCTTTATTTCACCTATATAACCTATAGAAAGTAGCAACCAGCATCAAAGACACATTGTGGGGGGAGAGAAAAACTGGTGAAGCCTCAAGGCAGAAACCCTACCCCATACGTAAAATTGATAATTAACGGAAAAACTCCACCCAGATGTACTTGAGATTGCCATTCAGTTCTTCGGAACAGCGAGCCTCTGGCGGAAATCATCCTCCATGAGGGGAAGACCGTCGCGCAACTTGATTTTTGGCTCCCATCCGAGCAATTCCTTTGCCTTTGCGATGTCTGGTTTCCTTTGGCGTGGATCGTCAGGAGTGTTCTCCACCATCTTTATCTCCACTTTAGGATTAATGAGCTGCAAGCGAACAATATCAATCATTTTTCACGAATACGAACCAATGTGACCCTGACCGAGGATGTAATTGACTCTTATCCTTGTTAACCTTGCATGCCACATGCTTACAGTAGCTTGCAAGATATATTAGGACCATCTGATTCTGGGTAGTACCATGTTTGTTTCAGTAAACAGGCCCGAACCCCCTCAAACAAGCCTGCAAAGAGGCCATTTTGGGCCCAAAACTTTTGACCATAAAATAGGGCTACTTGTTATACGAAGTCCCCAAATTAACTTGATTTTGACTTTTTTAACGTCACCAAACCCCGCCTGAGTACATCCTTCTAATGCCAACcacaaaaagaaagacaaactATTCTTATTCATGGAGTCCAAAGTCATCGAGTCTGAAGGGATACTTTCCTggttctcttttctctctttttgttccGTTTGTGTGTATTATAGCTCTAGGCTTTGTttgatatgtgtgtgtgtgtgtgtgtgtgtgtgtgtgtgtgtgtgttgtaaACTAGATCTTGTCAAAATCAAGTTcagattttgagttttgaatctGCTTGCGGAAACATATAGAGGCCCCAACTTGGGTTAGGAGTTTGCTTAGGTCCCAGAAAATTGAGTTGACTTAACACCACCTTGTTAATCGAAGACTCCCTCACAACCTGTGCAAGCTCATACCCAATCATTTTTTGGTAGCATTTACTGCAGTTGGCACATCTGTCCAACACACTTCCTACCAACAATAAACGACTGTGTTCGTTTTGAGTCTCTAGACCCAACCATTTCTTTCCGCGCATGGTTGCCAATAAGCTTTTTccctaattattactctcattttccTATCtcttctctccactcattacccgaaaaacctccctcaaagcccaaaccaaacaaagtaaataATATGCATTCCAAACTTCTCACAGTCAAATGCATTCTTTCCGTATTTCCACTGACAAACAGTAAAaggaacatttcaaaaattccaGGTACTATTTTATAAGTCATCTCAGCTATGGTACCCAACGAAtccaaattcataaaaaatcatATCAACTGCTTTGTTCTTCAAAGGAGTTGCGTAGGAGATAGGCTCTTACCTCTTTTACAGTCTCAGCAAGCTCAATCATGGTAAATTCACCTAATATTGCCAAAAAAGTAACCAGGTTAGGATGTATTGCATCTATAGCATACTGGTATTTGAATACGAACATCATGTCCTTCAAGAAACAGTGTTGGAAAACAACCTGGGTTTCCGATGTTGATTGGCCCTGTATTTTCCCCTTCCATAAGCCGAATGAGTCCATCAACCTTCACAGGTCCAAATAGAAGTTAAGCACTTTAGACGGCTATTAATACCCCCAAAGCATCATCACATGGCCagaaaattattgaacaatACAGGTCTCTTGCCTACCATATCTGAGACATAACAAAAGCTGCGAGTTTGCGTTCCAGGAGCTTGAACTGTCAATGGTTCATCACTGAAAGAGTGCAAATCAGAGGTAACATGATGCATGAAGATTTCAGGTGTCAGATAATTAACCCAGAAAAGTACAAGAAGTTAACGCTCTCCGAAGGCTCCACTTCAGACTCTCAACAATGATTCGATGCCACTAACCATTTAAgtatccctactgatcaaatgTCATCTTGTTGAATGCAAATGGCCTTAAATTGTGATATTCTTTAAGGCACACAGAAGCGGAGTGACTTCCGCTCCGTGGGTACTTCATCGAAACATATTAGCACCGGTAGTCTCCCCAGACGAATAAAACAAGAAATACATGGAAAAATCAACAAGAGCGGCAGAACTAACGACTTTATTAGAAAGTCGAATTACCAACTTTTACACCAATTTTCAAGTGGATGAGATCGGTCGAGTGGTCTCCGTTGGGGATGGGATTGCACGTGTTTATGGATTTTGTTCTCttggcaaaatagtaaaagaaGATAGTGATACAAGGATATCATGCAACTGCTCAAGGACTCACCGAATTGCTTGTGCTATGAAGTTGCTAACAACACGTCCATCATCTATATTCATGCGGGGCCCATATGTGTTGAAAATTCTCGCAATGCGTATTTCTgataaaaatgaacaaaaatgtGACATCGCGaagtaacaaaagaaaatagggGAAACAATTCATGACACGGAGGCAAAATGTTCACCTACCTATTCCATGCTGTCTATGATAATCAAACATCAATGTCTCAGCTACACGCTTCCCCTCATCATAGCAACTCCGGACTCCTATATCAGTTGAACATCGCATTCTTAACAATGACATTTCCTTACAGACTTACCCAAATCAAGTGTTAAATCAATTATTCCAAAAAACAGGAGCAATTGCATTCCATCTTTAAGCATTTGAAATGATCAATCAATAAAGCAAACCAAAGGATTTTCTTTTCACAAACAGAATTGCTTCAAAAGAATCATTACATGGACCCAAAAAATGAACACATACACAATTACAAATTTTAACCAACTGGACAATGTCGATGCGATGATAGAACTTACCAATTGGGTTAACATTACCCCAATAGGTCTCAGGTTGGGGATGCACGAGAGGATCTCCATACACCTCCGAGGTTGAAGTGAGCAAAATCCTGTTAAGCATTATCATCATAAATGAACAAGACAAGGACACGGCTATAGACCTGTTGAAAATGTAAATGCACATATCACTCAGCCAACCTTGCTCCGACTCGCTTGGCAAGTCCCAACATATTCAGTGTCCCGATAACATTTGTCTTTATTGTCTGTTGGAGTAATTTGCAACGCATTAGATCAAATTCTGAAAACACAATTTACATTTCTAGGCTAGTGAATTGTATGATTAATCATCGTACAAATCAAGTAAACCTCATATCAGGAAAATATATGGGCGATGTTACTCTAGTTATTTGTAAACCCTTCATTCTACCCAACAGTAGAACATCTTTAACAAATATTCTTGGCATGCTTTGTACATTGTAAAAATGAAATGCCAATAGACCAAATCGATGCATTTACAATGTACAAAAATGAAATGCCAATAGACCCACCTTTACAGGATTATACTTATAAAAAATGGGAGAAGCAGGACATGCAAGATGATATATCTGATCGACCTCCACCAACAATGGCTCTGTGACATCTGCAAAAAGATGAAGGACAAATAAACTATAACCAACAAGAAAGATTGTAAAAATGGATGCAATTATGCGAAGAAGATG contains the following coding sequences:
- the LOC131323528 gene encoding histone H4; amino-acid sequence: MSGRGKGGKGLGKGGAKRHRKVLRDNIQGITKPAIRRLARRGGVKRISGLIYEETRGVLKIFLENVIRDAVTYTEHARRKTVTAMDVVYALKRQGRTLYGFGG
- the LOC131323608 gene encoding UDP-glucuronic acid decarboxylase 5; this translates as MANSSNGDHQTTTKPPPTPSPLRFSKFFQSNMRILVTGGAGFIGSHLVDRLMENEKNEVIVADNYFTGSKDNLRKWIGHPRFELIRHDVTEPLLVEVDQIYHLACPASPIFYKYNPVKTIKTNVIGTLNMLGLAKRVGARILLTSTSEVYGDPLVHPQPETYWGNVNPIGVRSCYDEGKRVAETLMFDYHRQHGIEIRIARIFNTYGPRMNIDDGRVVSNFIAQAIRDEPLTVQAPGTQTRSFCYVSDMVDGLIRLMEGENTGPINIGNPGEFTMIELAETVKELINPKVEIKMVENTPDDPRQRKPDIAKAKELLGWEPKIKLRDGLPLMEDDFRQRLAVPKN